The genome window ATTGGCCTTTCTCGTCTGTTCTCGGCCTCAGAATTAGAAGACCCCATCGTTGGTGAAGACATAGAGTGTGCAAACTCTATGGGCCTGTTTCTGCAGAAAACAAACATCATTCGTGATTACTTGGAAGATCAGCAAGAAGGAAGAGAGTTTTGGCCTCAAGAGGTAACAAAATTCAGGGGActtggggaaaaataattttaaacacttTCTGAAAACAAACCCCATTAAATTTTGGTTGCTAGTGACAGAAATGCAACTCAAACTACCTTAATCAAATAAGAGAAAAGTAgactaagatttatttttaaaaaatatttattgattttagcaagagaggaaggaaaggagggagggagggagggaaagagaaagaaacaaacagagatctgttcttgtatgtgctttgatgggagaTCAAACcagtaacagcaacctcagcacttcgggacaaggctctaaccaacctagctatctgaccagggcagtAGGTTAAGATTAAGTTTCTTTCATGTAAGTAGACTGGCTGAATCCAAGGGTTCAGACTATATTACCAAGCTCTGTGCCCTTTCTGTTTCTTGACAGGCATTCTCCAAGTGGTGTCTATTACAACCCATTGACTTATAACCTACTAACAACAAAACTCTTAAAAAGGCCTGATTTATAGGGCTTGGTTCCTGTTCCCATCTTTTACAATTACTGTAGTGAGAGGGCTGAGTACTCTTGTCCAGATCTGAATtatatctgcccaacaaatgcaAATAATTGATTTCAGCCAAGCAAGGAATGTTCTAGGACAAGAAGAGGGAAAGGCTGCTAGATAGGCAAAAACTACAGATGTTCATTTTAACAGATGAGTTGATCTttgacaattaaaaaatagggaaaggAAAGGCTTTGACATTGATTTTTATTCAGAAGCAAAGCTAGAAAATCTTACAACTTTTCTGATTTTGTTCCAGCATTTACCTTTTGCTTTTCATAAAATGGTTTCCTAAAAccaaatgcttttatttattaaattttatttttcaattacagttcataTTTGATACTACTTTGTATTCGTTTTGgatgtacagtatagtggttagataatcatatctTTACAGAGTTGTCACCTGCGATTCCAGGTACCCTCTTGGTACCACCGcacacagttattacagtattgttgactctattccctgtgctTTACTTTATATCCCCGTGACTGTTTGGtgactgccaatttgtacttcttaatcccttcaccagaCCCtgatctctcttccctctggcaaccatcagtctaaAACCAAGTGCTTTCAAAATgggtaaatatttgcaaattatgctGCAGGTAAAGGGTTAATATTCCTAATATATATGAAGTTAAAGAAAAGACCAAGTGCTctatagaaaaatgggcaaagtgaTAAGAACAGTTGGCTCACAGAAAGAAAGATGCAAATGATCCTTAAACATCTGAAAAAAgtcttaccccccccccttttttttgaaaGTAGGAGGTAAGGgtaggggggagagaggaagagaagcaccaacttgttccacttagttgtgccgttgattgcttcacatatgtgccctgatctgggctCGAAATGGGAACTCGGTCACACTGGCACCCTTGCAAtccagccagtgatctcaggattGAAGCAGCAATTTTGTAGCTCTGGGActacacttgatccactgcaccaccagccagggcacagtcTTACCCCTTAATAAGACAAATTCACATTAAAACTACCCCAACCCGAGACATCATAGTTTTTCAAGCTTCCCAGGTGACTGATGTGCGGCCAGGGTTAAGAAACAGCTCTTGAGTACCCCTTTGACACCATGGCTCAGAGAAGGGTCCTAAGGACCTGCAGTGAGTTTGTGGTAAGCCCAGAAGCAAAGCCTCAGTTGCTTGGGTCAGCCCAGTGGCTGTCCAGCATACTACTCTGCCTCTCAGATGAGCACCAGCTCTGCAGTCCTGCATACATTTCACCTCCTCCTTTTGTGAAGTAGAAACACAGAAAGaactacagttgacccttgaacaacatcaGTTTGGACTGGACAGGTCTGGTTCTACACTgatttttcttcaataaatacaTGGTTGATCCTTCGTGTCCTTGGGTTTCAAATCCCTCATTCCACAATTCAACCAACAGTGTTTTCAATCTGAGGTTGGGAATCCATGTATTTGAGTGCTGTTTGCATTATTCTACACTGTATTATACAGAGGACTTACACACCCTCCAATTTTGGTATCCAGTGAGGGTCCTGGAACCAGTCCCCTGCAGATACCAAGGGGTAACTGACTTTGTAGAAATTCTTAAACCTTTTAGGTGTAGTCATTTGTATTGGGGGAGTGTTGTTCTTCAGGAAGCTTAAGAATTACCCAAGAATAAAAGTTATTTGCTGGCTTCAGAGAAtcctctaaatattaaaaattatcaaacattCCAAGTTGAggatatttttcaatttcaggtTACCAAGATCCACGAGGGTAATTAATGTTCTTAACTTATAGACCCAGCTATTTTCCCCCAGATATGGTTGTTCAGTGTTTTCTCATCACAATCTGGAATGTTGTGTTAATCATTAATTAGTTTGAGGCCTGGCAGTCTTGAGAATGTTTACCTTATACTGTTGAGGCTGATTTTGTAACTTACCCCCTGTGTAAagtaatttggttactttttCAGGAGTAAACTAATACCTTCTGGATAACAGGGGGCCTTTTTAGTCTGAGGTCATCAAAGTATTACTTAGTACATGTTGCACTATTTGGGACACTTTCCCAAACGTCACTGTACTAGGTTGTTATTAGGCCTTTACTTGTAGTCATAAATAGCCATTGTGTGTAGCTTAAAACAGACCTGATCTTGGTTTAAAAATGAGTCAGAGCTAAAGTTTTACTGTGGATTGTAGTTATTCACAAAAATCCTTCCATATTGCTTCATTTTTCCTCTATGCACATCTTAACTTGtcttttgatctttttatttGTCTAGGTTTGGAGCAAGTATGTTAAGAAGTTGGGTGATTTTGCAAAGCCAGAAAATATTGACTTGGCCGTGCAGTGTCTGAATGAACTTATAACCAATGCATTGCACCACATTCCAGATGTCATCAAATACCTTTCCAGACTTAGAAACCAAAGTGTGTTTAACTTCTGTGCTATTCCTCAGGTATGGAATAGGGCTACACTTGTTGTACATGGGAGATAGAGGCTAACGGGAGTGATGTGCTGGTGGTGTTGGGGGTCTGTAGATTGCGTCTTTCTTTTGGTATGCTGTATTCAGGAATATGGTTTTTTACAAAGATgactagtttattatttttttgctgggGGATAGGCAGTGTTTTGCAACAGCTCTCCTCTGCTTCACCACCACCACACTCAGCGAAGCCTCGAGGTGAAGTCTGCTCCTTTCCTAGATTTATAGGGAATGCTGAGATTTATAGGTGAAGCTGTTATCCTTAAAAATTAAGCACTGAAAATGTGCTGTCCTTTGCTTAGACTCAGGCTAACAGAACCTGATCCTACAGACCTAGCTCCTTGGTATTCTAGGAGCTTATACCTTTAAAATGCCTTTGCCAATTTCCAGTTTTTAACTCAAGTAAGTAATGAAAGTCATAGGATTTAGTTGATTTGGGAACTTGGCTTGATCTTGTTCTGATAGCCAGTCTCGAATGGTtgtttcaggggtccccaaactgcggcccccgaggccatttatccggcccccgctgcactttcggatggggcacctctttcattggtggtcagtgaaagtttttttatagtccggccctccagcggtctgagggacagtgaacttaccccctgtgtaaaaagttcagGGATCCCTGGGTTGTTTCAACTAAGACCTCTATATGTAACTATAGGTTTTCATTTACCTAGAAATAATTTACCTTTGAGCATAGGAAActatcttcccttttcttttgtttcctcccctcccttgtgTGTAATGATTATGTTCATtggaggaaaaatagaaaaaattttaaaatcttaccaAATAATACCTTCTTGAGACTATTTTCAGATCTAATAACTCATTGCATGGAAAATGTTGCATTGGTTTGTGTTTGTTGTTtccaaataaaaaagaactctCGTTGCTTAACTAGAGAATCATGCAAGACTGCAAAGACCACCTAATTATTCTGTGTGTTGTTGCAAaagggaggtgtggggaaggtaGAAGTGACATGCTTTCTTCGTGGGgattttttcttggttagttaTGTGTTAGCTCTTTGGCAACTCTTATTTTACAGAAGATTGGTTTTCTTACCTTTTCATGATGATGATTGTTTACAGCACCGTTTCTTTTGTTTCATGAAATATATTAGtgatattttttcctctctccttatTATCTATAGGTAATGGCCATTGCTACTTTGGCTGCCTGTTACAATAATCAGCAGGTGTTCAGAGGGGTAGTGAAGATTCGAAAAGGACAAGCAGTAACCCTAATGATGGATGCCACTAACATGCCAGCTGTCAAAGCTATAATATACCAGTACATGGAGGAGGTGGGTTTTTATTTAACTACTCACATAATTTGTAGCTATTTCTATGATTTAAATACTGTTTacttatttaaacatttcttatttGGATATTAGATGATCCTAACAACTCACTGTGTTACAGCATAACTGATAGGAGTGGGTGGCCTTTATTAGGAACAAAGTGTGCATTCAGGGGGCTGATTGTTCAGAGCTGCACAGCACTGGTAAGAGGAGTCAATGAAGCGAGCCTGCAACTCCTAGGTAGAATCATACTTGTTGAGCTAGGAGGTGCCGTCAGAGGTCAGCCAAGCTTGTTTACAGGTGAGCAGTGTGAAGCCGAGGCTTATGTATGCTGACACATTGTCTGATGGGTTTTTCTGGGCCCCAGTCCTTATTTCCTGACACGAGTCAGTTCTTTCATGGACCTCAGTTGAGAAACCACAGGAGGGAATTTTGACAATTGAAAGCCATCAAGCtgcaattatttctaaaatttctaatACAAATTCTCTTTCAAATGTGGAGGAGGACAGGGTTGAGCAGATATTTCAGAGGTTTCTGAGGGGATAGGAGGTGTAGAGGTGCAGGGAGAACTCCAGGTGCCCCCCAAGTGCCCTGCCTCTGCCCTTGCCTTTCCTCTCCTAGGCTGTGGCCCACTCCACAGATTCAGTCTGTCCTAAACTGCATCTGCTAGTCTACCCAGTATACTTCCCCTTCTTCATGGTATTCTGCTGCAGCCTAAACACTGCGCTGACATTACCAAGcactcctgtgtgcctggctctgCGCAGTGTGGGGGTGGAGTCAGTGAGGACTGTAGCTGCTGGTGTGGCATGGCTCAGGCCTCCCTGCTGCTCAGTGGGACGGGCTTCAGGATTACACAGGCCTGGGTGGACATCCTACTTTATTAGTGGAGTGCTTCGGATTATCACTTTCATGTCCTGTTTCCTCATTGGTAAAATGGGCATAAAATCCCTGCCTGTTTGGGGTTCTTGTAAGTGATCAACACAGAATATGTTTATAAAGTTCCTTGGACTCAGTAAGCAGCACTAACTGTATTTTCCTTTCTTGAACAGATCTATAATAGAGTCCCCAGCTCAGACCCATCTTCTAGTAAAACAGGGCAGATCATCTCCAGGATCCGGACACAGAATCTCCCCAGCTGTCAGCTGATCTCTCGAAGCCACTACTCACCCATTTACCTGTCATTCGTCATGCTCTTGGCTGCCCTGAGCTGGCAGTACGTAAGCACCCTGTCCCAGGTCACTGAAGACTATGTGCAGACTGGAGAACATTGATTTGTCCACCATGAAATGGATTGACCTTTTTTTAAGGATGCATATTGGCTCCCCCTCCTGCCCTTTTCCTTCCTGCTTTCATCCGTTTAAGGACTCTGTGGGCTTGGACCTGGAGAAGCTGCCATGCAACTAGAAGAATAAAAGGAGGCCGGACTCCCAGCACCGAGTACTTGTAGGTTGTGCCCACCTGCGCTTGgtggcagagggcagagcattCGGTGCTGCCAGCAGGGGATGTGGTTGCATAAAGGACTGCTGGAGGCTCATCGTGTGCATCTTGGCTAGAATTataattaaacatatttaatttGAAGCAACCTTTGAATACCTATCCAAGTAGGAAAGTGAAGTGGATTTTTCTTTATGTCtgtttcctgttttctcattttattttcttctgttgactGAATGTAGTAGCTGTAAGGTTCATCGCTCTAAGGTCGTTTTTCTTGTTTCCTAAGAATGCAGGCCGTCTTCTGTACATGAAGGCTAGTAATTAACCTCTGGGTGTTCTGGTATTATTTTCTTtcgagagtttgcctttcagaaaGATTGCCTCGCCCCATTGTTGAGGACTGGTCTCCAGTTAAGGCTGATGTTTTTGAGAAGATTTTTGTAAGAATGAATTACTCTGCATCTGTCAAGGGCAGTTCACTTGAAAGCCTAGGTAAGCATGGCAGGTAAGGGGCTCAGGAATGGAGTGGTGCCTGAGGAACAGATGGCCACCTGCTGCCCTGCGAAGCCGCCCAGAGCTGTGCCGAGAAGGGCCACGCCTGCTGGAAGACAAGCAAGTGCCCGCAGAACCTCGCCCTCCAGCTTGTAGCCGCATTAACTGCCAGACGCTCTACTTTTGGCAAGTTCTCTTCGCTGCATTCAGGGTTGTAAATTcagcttagtttcttttttttttttttttttaaatttattttattttattttcttacagaggcagagatagatagggacagacagaaaggaatggagagagatgagaagcatcaatcattagtttttcattgcgcgttgcgacttcttagttcattgattgctttctcatatgtgccctgaccacgggccttcagcagaccgagtaactgcttgctggagccagcaaccttgggtccaagctggtgagctttttgctcaaaccagatgagcccacgctcaagctggcgacctgtggtctcgaacctgggtcctccacatcccagtccaacgctctatccactgtgccaccacctggtcaggcagcttagTTTCTTTTAATTACCAGTTTATACACTGACATCTCAAGAAAGGGAAAAGCTGTGATTGGCCTGAAGGCCGCGTGGTACTCGGCCTGGATCTCCAGGCGCGGTGGTGCACCTTCCTCCATTGCCAGCACAGCCGCAGCTGACAGACTCGCGCCCAGTGACTCTCAGATCTCAGCTTGGACTAGGGAGGACACACTCCTCATTAGGGTGTTTGCAAAAGCCCTTCAAGCTGAGAATTACTGTTGTGGGGCATTTTCTAATGCTTTTTGGAAGCTGTAAGTGCTTGGTGTGGATGATAGTGTTTTCTTTTGCCACAGTCCTGGATTTACgttgtttatacacacacacatgcttatTTTCCTCCTGTGACAGCTGCCCCATCTGATACGCTGCTTAGCTTTCAGACCACGGAGGCTTCAGTTAATTGGTTCGTTTGAAGCTCAGCCCTGGACAGACAGACTAGTGACCCGCCATGTTCTTGTTGTACAGCTGTGAGCCAGAGACAGTAATTTTCAGGGTAGGTTAAAGCATCAAAACTTGGTTTGTGATTCCAGGGTAGGTTGTTGAAATCTAAGATTAGTTGTGCTGAaattcacagtggccagagcCTTGATCTGAGGTGGGCACGCTGGAAGCTCCTCTCCTGGCTCAGTCATGATCTGTGGGACTTGGTTGAGCTTCTGAGTGGCTTAGCTGATTTTAAGTCCCTCCGAGCTATAAAACTGATTCTACTATGACAGACTTGTGCAAAGGTCTGAGAGCTCATGCCCACGCCCAGTTCTTTGGCAGGTGTTTCCCTTTTAAGTGTTTCTCTACTAAAACTGCCAACAGGTTAAAACCCGGTTAAACTTGGATTTCAGATCAACTTTTCTTTAGGTAATTAtatcccaaatattgcatgggacatTGATATCAAAATTACTTACCTGAAATTCAAATGAAATtgggcatcctgtatttttatttgctaaatctgcaCCAACCTCACCATCTTTACCACCGTTAATGTAATTAATCAAATGTATAGCATTCCTGGTATATGTCTACCTTATCCATATTGGTAGGGCTCCTCAGAGTAGCTGAGGTGATGAGGGTAATGATCAGTGGCGGTGATTTGAGGTTTATTAAAGTATTAATATTGATCCCAGTTACagaattatttgttttctaaCAAAAGACTCCTTGAACCAAGTGTGAAGAGGACCTGCAGTTCACTGTTACGTCATCTAGCACATCTGCTGGTTTCTGGGGTGAGGCTGGAGTTTCAGGGGACGTGGCAGAGGTGGGAGCAAGTATGCAAATGGGATTCTTCAACTCAGTTTGGGGTAGGTAGAATGTCAGAACTTGACTGAGGCTATGACTATATTCTAATTGAAATGTTAAGAATAAAAGGGTTATAAATTTATAGCTTTGATAACCTTTGTTAAAGATTTCATAAGTGCTATGCTTGAGTTTCACATACTTTTCCTACAATATTCATTGGGTGTTTAAGAACTTATTTTAGGTACCTTCTGGTTCTTGACTTCTGAATCACATCAGAAGTTGAACTTTGCGTGGTTTTAGGAAGAGCTAGTCCAACTCTCAGTTGGGAAATGAAAATAGAGTATTGATAGGCCAGTGGCATGGGTGCCAATTCTGCTAGATTCCTTGTTCCGTCCAAAAACTGGTATGGTATACTTTGCTGTTTAGATTCATAACTAGGCCTCACCAAAGGAATAGTTCTAACCAGCAGTGTAAATTGAAGAGTCCTAAGGAACTCCCAAAATACAGTACACAGGCtttgcctccaccccaccccagcactgGAGCTCCCAGAGATGCTGGCCCTCCAACAGGACACTGGCGTTGTGACATCACCAATTCTCCATGCCTGTATGAATCCTTAGGCCACTGTGGGCTGGCTTGTTGTtgggttaaaaaaatatatgtcaaataCAATTATGTTCTTAGTGTAAGCAGGGGCAGAGTTCATCAAGGCTTGGGGCAAATTCAAAGGGTTGATGAGAATGATGGAACTGAAAAGTCATGTTTGAAAGGACACTGGAGCAGTGAGAAGCTAGTTAGGTATTTTGTGTGCCCCCTCCCCAATTGAGGCAAGGTGGTGTGGTTCGAGTTTAAGGGAGCACCCAGATCCATGAGAACATGGTTCTTTTTAGGGGATAAGGAGAGAGAGCAGCCACAAGCCTACGGACAGTGTGTGACATAATCTGAGAGCCCACCAGAACACAGACTTCACATTAAAGGAGAAACCTTTTATTGGCACagtcattcttttccatgtaaatttaacagggtgaagcagtgatttttaaacaaaaagctgGTTTCTCCCAAACTATTTTCACTGTTGTACTAGAGATCAGTAGGCCACTCAAGACCACCCAGTTTATTTTAAGGGAAGCTAGTATAGCTCTATTAGATGCTTTCATTCTTATGATCAGCTGAGGTGCACcaaaagtaaaactattttaaaaaaatgtccaggACAAGCAGGGCAGGTGAGCAACACTGCAAAGCTGGGTGCAGGGGCTCTGGGCGAGTGGCTTTTTTCAAAGGGCGGCCCCACTGTTTCTCTTCTCAGCCTGTTTGCAAATCCAGAAAGCCACTTGCTTGGAGGTACTGCCGTGGGTGGGAAGCTATCCTGTTAGGAAACCACCTTTCATTCCTTTGGGAAATCTACAACCCTTTAGGTCTGTCACGCTCTCTGGTGATGCACACGGTGGGGGAGGATGGAGGATGTGGAGGTCGTTACAGCAAGAGCCAGAGCAGCACTAGTCTAAGGAAAGAGGACCTGCTTTGCTTGCAGCAGTGGCTTATGTGGTCTAAGTGCATTATGACAACAGTCCACTGAATGGGCTGGGAGGTAAGCCAGGCCTTGGATGTGTCTCCTTAGAAGACAGCTGTCATGGCAGACATGAGGTTTGGCCCAATCCAGTCCTTCAGGCCCTGTCTAAAACCTCTTGTATCCTAtttgaactcaaaaaataaaagatatgcctATCCCTCATCTCACCCACTGGCTCTATTTAGGGAAAAACTGCTCTAGGGCTCGCTGGAAGGGCCCACAGCTGGTTAGATCCTTTGCCGGTACTGCTCAGTGCAGGGGAGTCCAGCCACGATTTCCGATTCAATTCCACAGTGATCCTGTCCTCTGAGGATTTTAAAGAAGCCTGGAAAGCAGAAGTAAGATGCCTTTAAAGTGTGCCTTGGGTGGTGGCCCTTGCCAGCATATTCAGACTCATCCCTGAAAGACCCAAGAGTGAAAGTCACTAGGCCAGCCCCAAAGGACACCAAACCAGCACCAGGCCAATACCGGCGTGCTCCGTCAGCTTCTACTGTTGGCCTAGCAGCCCAGCTCCACATTGTGAGGCCTCTGCACGCTACTGCCACTCGAACCCATGTCACCTGTCACTGCACCTGGTGCAAGGGAACTGGCAGACACAAGCGATTTGAAGCTGGGCCCTGTTCCCTACCACCCTCTCAGGATCAGAATCTGTTTATGGCAGAAAGAAACCCCAGCCCACTAGCACCTGGACACCTGGCAGGTCATAGCTAAGTGCCAGGCCTAGGGTTGGGTTTGGACCTGTACAGTGGTTAGAGCAGAGGAAGACAAGATGACAACTATGTTCTGGCTCATAATACCCTATTTTTAACAGGAAGGAAGCAGCCACTCACCACTGTCACCCCAGTCGGTGTTCCAGGAGTTGCCAACAAGCCAGTAGGGGGTGTCATTCTCCACTCCCCAGCCCAGGATGCGGACTGCGTGGCCTCCCACCATTTCTCCACTGACATGTTGGTACACTCCTGAGAAGAAAAAACCAGTTCAAGCCAAGACGAAGCCATTGCCCCATCTCTCACAGCACCCCTCCAATTCAGCTGGCTGCCCGAGTCAAGACGGGCCCAGAGGGCCCAAGAGGCCTACCACTGTTTTCAAACAGGGTTCTCTATTCAggaattatttaaatatctaacTATATCTACCTATCTGTATTTAAATTCAGTGATCTTagaggaaggacaggagagagaaacactgatctattcctatatgtgccctgaccaggtatcaaacccacaacctttgtgtatcaggacaacgctccaaccaaactatccagccagggcacatttaaatatgtttttgaaaGCTCAACATACACAAATAGGttgaataaatatgaaaatggGAGTCCAACAAAACATGCCTGTTGGTTGCCTTTAAAACTAAAGTTATAAATTCTCATTTAGAAATAAGTTTAATGTTAAAATACCAATTACGTTTTACATACTGGGACTCCCATTTAATGGTTTACTGGTGAAAAGTATTCTGTGTCTGAAAGAGTTAATTAAATTGCTGCTCTGGCATCATCCTGGAGAGCTGATACAGGAGAGGGGCCCAGCTGGTGGCAGCCAATGGTGATCAGTAAAGACACTGGCCAAAGTGCTCAGAGGGCTGGCCAACAGCCTATGTTCCGTGAGTCACTTCGTCTTAAGAACTACAAGATTTATAATATCTTTCCTTCCCAGAGTCATCCTCCTTTGTCCAATCCTTGTCTTATAAGAGTTGACAGCTTCGGAGTTTTCAATCTAGCAGACTGTACACGAGACAGAGCGGTCAGCATGGCCTGTTCATCTGGAATGGGGGGTTTCTAAGATGGCTCTCAGGCCAAGGACCAGCCAGGTCCCCACTGCATTGCACACAGTTGGTTCTCTGCTTCCTCATCCACTGGGTGGTAAGCATGATGCTAGGGCTTTGCCAAgacaaaatatgaattttttgcCTTCATGCGTCAGTCCAGACACAGAAAACCTCTAGTTGCAATGTGATGAATGTGCTGATAAAGCAACTGAGGCAAACAGGCGGGAGTCGGAGGCTCCAGGGAGGTGAGAAAGGCTTCCCTGAGGAGATATCTGAGCTGGCTATTGTGGGATGGGTGGAACAAGCAGGAACTGGCCATAAACACTGGAGAGGAGATCTGAAGAGCACGTGCAGAAGAGTGGGCAGGTATAAGACAGCAGAGCAGGGACATCTGCCCAGAGCAGTGACTGTGAGGGTCCGGGGCCAGGGTGAGGGGAAGCCTGACACCGCCCTGCTCCTGGACACCCTGTCTCCCTCCTCTGAGCAAGCCCTGTAGGCCCACCTGAACCCAGACCTCCCCCATTGCCATCAGGGGTCAATACACACCAGATTTGTACAGCAGGAAGTCCGAATACACGGAGAACGCTGCCTCCACTGGGCCATTTTTATAGATCTCCGCCATGATCTCCTTCTCGCTGCTGGGGAGGCTGTAGGATTGGCATCCTGGCAAACAAACCAGCAAGGGGGGTGAGGCTCTGAGGCTCCATCAGCCACTGGTCACTGACTTATGGGGAGGCCACCAGGTAAAGACTGAGCATCTAGGAGACTTGCACAGCCTGGGAGGGGAGTTGGGATGGGGAGGAGTGTGTGACAGTGCTGATCAGGGACCCCCTGAGGGAGGAGTAATTGAGCGGGACCTGGAAGCTGAAAAGCAGGAGAGCGTGGCCCTGGAGGGCAGAGTGGGACCCAGGAGGACAAAGGCAGGTCCCCTGGAAGACGAGGGGTTTGGTCCCCTCCAACTCCAAGCATCTGTTAAAATAACATTCCTGAGATGGAATTCGGGGAGTAGACAGAAAACAACAGGTCAGCCAGCGAGGCAGTAACACCCTTTCCTTCTC of Saccopteryx bilineata isolate mSacBil1 chromosome 1, mSacBil1_pri_phased_curated, whole genome shotgun sequence contains these proteins:
- the FDFT1 gene encoding squalene synthase isoform X2; protein product: MEFVKCLGHPEEFYNLLRFRMGGRHKVIPKMDQDSLSSSLKTCYKYLHETSRSFAAVIQALDEEMRHAVCIFYLVLRALDTLEDDMTISIEKKVPLLHNFHSYLYEPDWRFMESKEKDRQVLEDFPTISLEFRNLAVKYQTVIVDICRKMGFGMAEFLDKQVTSEQEWDKYCHYVAGLVGIGLSRLFSASELEDPIVGEDIECANSMGLFLQKTNIIRDYLEDQQEGREFWPQEVWSKYVKKLGDFAKPENIDLAVQCLNELITNALHHIPDVIKYLSRLRNQSVFNFCAIPQVMAIATLAACYNNQQVFRGVVKIRKGQAVTLMMDATNMPAVKAIIYQYMEEIYNRVPSSDPSSSKTGQIISRIRTQNLPSCQLISRSHYSPIYLSFVMLLAALSWQYVSTLSQVTEDYVQTGEH